From the Pseudomonadales bacterium genome, the window CGCGGTTTGGATCCAGAAACCATCACGCAATCCGCTGAGCAGATCAAACAAAAATAATTTTTTTGTTATGTAGAAAAAATAAAAGCCTCTCAAGAGGCTTTTATTTTTTTAACCACACGGCAGTTAAACCGCTGTTTCATGCACACTTACAAACCTAGCGCTGCTGTATTTCCTGCCCCTTCCCGCAAAATCACCGGTGTCCCTTCGCGCAAATCCACCACAGTAGTCGGTTCTAATCCGCAGTAACCACCATCAATTACCAAATCGACATGCTGTTCTAGACGATCACGAATGTCGTAAGGGTCATTTAATGGTTCACTTTCGCCTGCCAAAATCAATGTACTCGTCAATAAAGGCTCGCCGAGTTCTTCCAATAACGCGAGAGCAATTCGGTTATCTGGAATACGCAAGCCGATACTTTTGCGTTTTTCATGCAGCAATCGTTTTGGCACTTCGCTCGTCCCTGGCAACACAAAAGTGTAAGCGCCAGGGGTATTGGCTTTCAGCAACCGAAAAGTCGCGTTATCGACTTTCGCGTAAGTACCCAGTTCGGAAAGGTCGCGACACATCAAGGTGAAGTTGTGATGCTTATCCACTGCGCGCAGCGCCATGATGCGGTCCAGCGCCTGCCTATCCCCCAAATGGCAGCCCAAGGCATAGGCAGAGTCAGTGGGGTACACCACCACAGCGCCATCACGAATCAATTCAGCGGCACGCTTAATCAAGCGCACCTGCGGATTTTCTGGGTGAATCTGGAAAAACTGGCTCATACACACTCCACACAATTGGGCGGTGATTATCAGGAGACTCGGTTAGAATGTCGAACCCCTCCACTCCCACCAAAAAATTTGCATGCTAGCCCTGCTCGAAATATTGCCAGTCATCATTTTCGGTGTTGTGTATTTCTTAAACGGAAAGACACTGGATTTCGCGGGCATACATTACCA encodes:
- a CDS encoding L-threonylcarbamoyladenylate synthase; this encodes MSQFFQIHPENPQVRLIKRAAELIRDGAVVVYPTDSAYALGCHLGDRQALDRIMALRAVDKHHNFTLMCRDLSELGTYAKVDNATFRLLKANTPGAYTFVLPGTSEVPKRLLHEKRKSIGLRIPDNRIALALLEELGEPLLTSTLILAGESEPLNDPYDIRDRLEQHVDLVIDGGYCGLEPTTVVDLREGTPVILREGAGNTAALGL